TGATGCAACGAGTTAGGCGTGGTGATGTACACCGCGTCGATGTCCGGGTTGTTCTTTATAGCAGAGAAGTTGTCGTAGTTGTAGCAATTCCTGGCGGGAATACCGTATTTGCTTTGCCATTCGGTAAGCTTAGCGGGCGTACCGCTGATAGCACCAACGAGTTTGGCTTTCGTGCAGGAACGCATCGCATCCGCCACACGTGTGGCGTAACCGCCCAATCCCATGAGGGCTACCCGCAACACTGGTCCGTCATACGGCTGGCGGGCCATAACCCAGGCTGGCAGGGGCAACAGGATAGCAGAAGCGGTTACTTTTTGCAGAAAATCGCGGCGAGTAGTCATAGTTGTTCTTTTTGCGTGGATAGATGAGGTACTAATACTACAAATTTTCCGCCATAAAAGAAAGAAGGCTGCCCGTGCAGGCAGCCTCCCCTATTCATTAATATCGTCTTACCTTAAAGCTGGCATTAAGCGGCTTCGTGGTCACCGAGTCTGAGGCAGTACCCGTAATCGTGCCTTCTATAAAACCACCCGGGGCGGCATCATAACGGGTTACAGTAATGGCCGGCGAAGCGGTGCTCCAGGTTTTATCCGGCAGCACATAATAGAAACTGCCTCCAAATGTACCTGTAGCGGCTTCCGTCGCATCGAAATAAAATTCCAGCTGGGGAACGGCATTTGCGATGTTGTGCGCAAATACATAAGTCCTGTCCGGATTGGTATATACGCTGATACTATCGTCAGGCAGCGTGAACGAAGTCGTTTGTCCACCAATATTGATGTTGATGAACTGATCCAGCGTTTCGCCGCAGACAATTATTTCTCCTGCGTCCACGTCCTGGCCGGTGACAGCTATATCTTTAGGTTCCGACATCTTTTGCTCGTCGATATCATCGGCGGTGATGGTGGCCATAGCCGCACCATTATTACAACGCGCCACCGCCAGGATGAAGCGGCCTTCATTGATTTTGGCGCGATAAGTAATCGCATCCACTCTCACTAACACGTTACCATTCAGCACCGGCTGACGGGCGCAGTTCAATACCGTACCCTGCACCGTAATCAGCGTAAAGCCGGCCTGCATGGATATTTCTCCCAGGTCTTTGTCAAAAAAGAGTGGGTCGATGGACTGGGTGAATACCAGATCGCCACACTTGTTGTACACGTTCATCGTCAGCTTCTGGTTGGCTGGTACCATGCCTACGAGTATGCCTTCGGCTGTGGTATAACCGCTGCCGGAAATATTGTTATCGCCTACTGCGGTAGTGATTTCCACCCTGGCATTAGCCAGGGGCGCATCCTCCGCAAATAAACGGGCTTTCAGTTTTACGACCTTAAAAGGAGCATCATAGTTCCAGAAAGAGAAGTGTGTAAGCACCCCAATGTATTCGTCGCCAATACGGCTGGCCGTGCCCTCTTCCTTCCACAAACCGGTGGTTTCGTTCAGGCTCCAGAGCGGGATGCTTACCGGCGCTTTATGTTTTAACCCGGTGGGGATGGGCATACGCCAGGTAGCCTTGGCGCCATCTGCCAGTTGCAATTTTTCTCCGTTAGCGGTGTATAATTCCGCCGCCAGCATACCGAAAGACTGTAGACCTACTACGCGGTTATCCAGGCCGATGCCCCTGAGCGTGCCAGGCATTACATCCTGGAAATTCGGTTGTTCGGGATTGATAGGTGCCGCATATACGGTCACCTGACCCTTATAAGGTTGTTTGGTAGTGGCGTTCACGAGCGCGTTAGGTGTAAACGTCAGCGAACCTTCGTTAGCTCCGACGTTGATCACCCCGCCGGCACTGCTTTCGAAGGTGCCGGATACGATCTTTTTTATGAGTTGAAGACTGGTGTTGTTATTATCGCCGGTTTCCAGCATCAGGGTTTTAATACCGGTAAAGTAACCGGCTTTTTCCACCTTGATCATGCCTGCCGTTCTGTCGAGCGACACGTCACTGAAATAGAAGTTACCATCAATGTCTGTTACCTGGCTGGCCGTGCCTGCGCTTACGGCGGCACCGCTTACCGGTACACCATCCACGTCCGTTACACGGCCGCTTACGGATACACGAACAAGATCAACAATATGTTCTCCGGTAGATTCCACGGAAGTTTCTGCTTTGCGGCAGCTGTAGTAGATTACAACCGGCAGTAGGATTAGCAGGGCTAGCATTCTGGACAATCTCATAATATAGGCTTGGCTTGCGCAGCAAAAGTACAATATTATTTGGCTTCTGACGAGTCAAGCAGCACGTCCAGCTGTTTTTGCAGGTTCTCCGGCTGATTAAGTGCGGCCGCATTGCCCAGTAGCACTCGCCCATTGCGGATCAGCAGGTAACGTGGAACAGGCACTTTGGCAGACAGGCCCTCCTGTTCGGGCACCTGCTGACCTTCGGGTACGGGATACCGTTTGGCGAGTGCATCCACCATAGTAGCG
This genomic interval from Chitinophaga horti contains the following:
- a CDS encoding carboxypeptidase-like regulatory domain-containing protein, producing MRLSRMLALLILLPVVIYYSCRKAETSVESTGEHIVDLVRVSVSGRVTDVDGVPVSGAAVSAGTASQVTDIDGNFYFSDVSLDRTAGMIKVEKAGYFTGIKTLMLETGDNNNTSLQLIKKIVSGTFESSAGGVINVGANEGSLTFTPNALVNATTKQPYKGQVTVYAAPINPEQPNFQDVMPGTLRGIGLDNRVVGLQSFGMLAAELYTANGEKLQLADGAKATWRMPIPTGLKHKAPVSIPLWSLNETTGLWKEEGTASRIGDEYIGVLTHFSFWNYDAPFKVVKLKARLFAEDAPLANARVEITTAVGDNNISGSGYTTAEGILVGMVPANQKLTMNVYNKCGDLVFTQSIDPLFFDKDLGEISMQAGFTLITVQGTVLNCARQPVLNGNVLVRVDAITYRAKINEGRFILAVARCNNGAAMATITADDIDEQKMSEPKDIAVTGQDVDAGEIIVCGETLDQFININIGGQTTSFTLPDDSISVYTNPDRTYVFAHNIANAVPQLEFYFDATEAATGTFGGSFYYVLPDKTWSTASPAITVTRYDAAPGGFIEGTITGTASDSVTTKPLNASFKVRRY